One genomic segment of Hydra vulgaris chromosome 14, alternate assembly HydraT2T_AEP includes these proteins:
- the LOC136090431 gene encoding uncharacterized protein LOC136090431 isoform X2, with translation MSWTRAVWFEYAKDGSLEEYEQTLPSNWVKCNKVFWPNKNVESSMEKISNPTDDWYQFKLKYIKLTGTVTPDTDVPQKAKRNNSSQKISSGYTQTSSIHGGYSGLTVLSTAHIPKPFLSTTTSSTCDDFSIRKPTLNSQTTTSMLESSFTNVSTNSPAIISQSYVNYNRRDSACARDELISSKNFEDNGWPK, from the exons ATGTCTTGGACCAGAGCAGTATGGTTTGAATATGCAAAAGATGGCTCATTAGAGGAATATGAACAGACTCTTCCATCAAACTGGGTAAAGTGTAACAAAGTATTTTGgcctaataaaaatgttgagtCATCAATGGAAAAAATTTCCAATCCAACTGATGATTGGTATCAATTCAAACTGAAATACATCAAGCTAACTG gAACTGTTACGCCGGATACAGATGTTCCACAAAAAGCAAAAAGGAACAATTcaagtcaaaaaatttcatcTG GTTATACTCAAACCTCTTCTATACATGGTGGTTATTCTGGACTTACTGTTTTATCAACAGCTCACATACCAAAGCCATTTCTTTCAACTACTACCTCTTCTACATGTGATGATTTTTCTATACGCAAACCAACATTAAACAGTCAGACCACTACTAGTATGTTAGAAAGCTCATTCACAAATGTTTCCACCAATTCACCTGCTATTATTTCTCAATCTTATGTTAATTACAATAGAAGAGATTCTGCTTGTGCTCGGGACGAGTTaattagctcaaaaaatttCGAAGATAATG GTTGGCCCAAATAA
- the LOC136090431 gene encoding uncharacterized protein LOC136090431 isoform X1, whose protein sequence is MSWTRAVWFEYAKDGSLEEYEQTLPSNWVKCNKVFWPNKNVESSMEKISNPTDDWYQFKLKYIKLTDDDKEVCEEYGDNVTAGELDNNEIFSFIGTVTPDTDVPQKAKRNNSSQKISSGYTQTSSIHGGYSGLTVLSTAHIPKPFLSTTTSSTCDDFSIRKPTLNSQTTTSMLESSFTNVSTNSPAIISQSYVNYNRRDSACARDELISSKNFEDNGWPK, encoded by the exons ATGTCTTGGACCAGAGCAGTATGGTTTGAATATGCAAAAGATGGCTCATTAGAGGAATATGAACAGACTCTTCCATCAAACTGGGTAAAGTGTAACAAAGTATTTTGgcctaataaaaatgttgagtCATCAATGGAAAAAATTTCCAATCCAACTGATGATTGGTATCAATTCAAACTGAAATACATCAAGCTAACTG ATGATGACAAAGAAGTATGCGAAGAGTATGGAGATAATGTGACAGCTGGAGAACTGGATaacaatgaaattttttctttcataggAACTGTTACGCCGGATACAGATGTTCCACAAAAAGCAAAAAGGAACAATTcaagtcaaaaaatttcatcTG GTTATACTCAAACCTCTTCTATACATGGTGGTTATTCTGGACTTACTGTTTTATCAACAGCTCACATACCAAAGCCATTTCTTTCAACTACTACCTCTTCTACATGTGATGATTTTTCTATACGCAAACCAACATTAAACAGTCAGACCACTACTAGTATGTTAGAAAGCTCATTCACAAATGTTTCCACCAATTCACCTGCTATTATTTCTCAATCTTATGTTAATTACAATAGAAGAGATTCTGCTTGTGCTCGGGACGAGTTaattagctcaaaaaatttCGAAGATAATG GTTGGCCCAAATAA